In Camarhynchus parvulus chromosome 21, STF_HiC, whole genome shotgun sequence, a genomic segment contains:
- the LOC115912474 gene encoding forkhead box protein E3-like — protein MAETDPGEQRAAGTGPSTECGTEPGTGPGTECITERGTERITEPGTECITESGTECITEPVTGPGTECITERGAECITERATGPGTECITEPGTERITEPGTERITGPGTERITEPGTECITEPGTERITGPGTGPGTEAGTAGWPRRPPYSFVALITMAIRASPGQRLPLSGIYAYIAERFPFYRGPSRQWQNSVRHNLSLNPCFRRLPCRRGRAGEWVLDPAFQDMYPGGNYHLRRRRGLCRRPPASPPPPSRIPPGPAAPRAPPLSGMASLPAVLRAPPLSGIPRAPPRPRSSPSSARAPAAPRAPAAFPVPPGWPQGPWAALVLPRRYPELPTRSPAVPPGLPLPAWALRPAERDTAGTCELGTRLSPAFR, from the coding sequence ATGGCCGAGACCGACCCCGGCGAGCAGCGGGCGGCGGGCACCGGGCCGAGCACCGAATGTGGTACCGAGCCGGGCACCGGGCCGGGCACCGAGTGCATCACCGAGCGGGGCACCGAGCGCATCACAGAGCCGGGCACCGAATGCATCACCGAGTCGGGCACCGAATGCATCACCGAGCCGGTCACTGGGCCGGGCACCGAGTGCATCACCGAGCGGGGCGCCGAGTGCATCACCGAGCGGGCCACCGGGCCGGGCACCGAGTGCATCACCGAGCCGGGCACCGAGCGCATCACCGAGCCGGGCACCGAGCGCATCACCGGGCCGGGCACCGAACGCATCACCGAGCCGGGCACCGAGTGCATCACCGAGCCGGGCACCGAGCGCATCACCGGGCCGGGCACTGGGCCGGGCACCGAGGCAGGCACGGCGGGGTGGCCGCGGCGCCCTCCCTACTCGTTCGTGGCGCTGATCACCATGGCCATCCGGGCCAGCCCCGGGCAGCGGCTGCCTCTCAGCGGCATCTACGCCTACATCGCGGAGCGCTTCCCCTTCTACCGCGGCCCCAGCCGCCAGTGGCAGAACAGCGTCCGCCACAACCTCAGCCTCAACCCCTGCTTCCGACGGCTGCCCTgccgccgcggccgcgccggCGAGTGGGTGCTGGACCCCGCTTTCCAGGACATGTACCCGGGGGGGAATTACCacctccgccgccgccgcggcctctgccgccgcccgcccgcaTCGCCCCCGCCGCCCTCGAGGAtccccccgggccccgccgcgccccgggccccgccgctcTCGGGGATGGCCTCGCTCCCCGCCGTTCTCCGGGCCCCGCCGCTCTCGGGGATCCCCCGGGCCCCGCCGAGACCCCGCAGCTCCCCGAGCTCCGCCCGggcccccgccgcgccccgggcCCCTGCCGCCTTTCCGGTGCCCCCGGGCTGGCCGCAGGGGCCCTGGGCAGCGCTGGTGCTGCCCCGCCGCTACCCGGAGCTGCCGACCCGGAGCCCGGCCGtgcccccggggctgccgcTGCCCGCCTGGGCGCTGCGCCCCGCCGAGCGGGACACGGCGGGGACCTGCGAGCTGGGGACCCGGCTGTCCCCCGCCTTCAGATGA